Below is a genomic region from Desulforegula conservatrix Mb1Pa.
AATACATCAGGTGCGAGAACTGCGGAAGAAGCGGTTCGTATAGCCCGTCTTTCAAGGGCAATGGGCTGCGGAAACTGGATAAAGATAGAGGTAATTTCAGACAACAAATATCTTTTGCCTGACGGTTATGAAACAGTAAGAGCCACCGAGATTCTGGCCAAGGAAGGATTTGTCGTACTTCCATATGTCAATGCTGATCTGATGGTCGCAAAAGCCCTGGTGAATGCAGGAGCTGCCGCTGTCATGCCGCTTGGCGCTCCGATTGGCAGCAACAGAGGGCTAAGAACCAAGGAAATGCTTGGCATTCTAATTGATGAAATAAAAATCCCCATTGTCGTTGATGCAGGAATCGGAAAACCTTCCCACGCATGTGAGGCAATGGAAATGGGGGCGGACGCATGTCTTGTCAACACTGCAATTGCAGGCAGCAAAGACCCAATCGCAATGGCAGAGGCTTTTGGAAGAGCAGTCGAAGCAGGAAGAACCGCTTTTCTGGCAGGTACAGGCGCTGTTAGTCAGGGACG
It encodes:
- a CDS encoding thiazole synthase, with amino-acid sequence MDLNLSKSKFYDDDLEIGGLKLKSRLFVGTGKYPSDTLIPGVLSASGSQVITVALRRVDLAAKTDNVMKHIPKTVQLLPNTSGARTAEEAVRIARLSRAMGCGNWIKIEVISDNKYLLPDGYETVRATEILAKEGFVVLPYVNADLMVAKALVNAGAAAVMPLGAPIGSNRGLRTKEMLGILIDEIKIPIVVDAGIGKPSHACEAMEMGADACLVNTAIAGSKDPIAMAEAFGRAVEAGRTAFLAGTGAVSQGRASASSPLTGFLFESTGA